DNA sequence from the Vanrija pseudolonga chromosome 7, complete sequence genome:
gtGTGCTCACCACCATCCTCCCCGTCATCATTGTCGCAGGCGGCGCCAGTGAGTTCCCGTCGCACCTTTCCCCAACTCACACTCCAGTGGGATACTTTGAATCAAAGTACCAGACTGTCGCGCTCCACTGCGTGTCCAAGGCTGGCACgatcgccgaggaggtcatCTCGAGCATTCGCACAGTACAGGCGTTCGCGACGGGCAAGCTCCTCGGGGAACAGTTCAACAAGAAGATCGAGGGCAGCCGCAAGGCCGGCGTgaccggcgcgtcgcgcgaaGCCGCTTCCCTCTGCGTCATGTGTAAGCGTCCCAAACCCTcaccccgctgaccccagtctTCGCCGTCTACGCAGCCTACGCCCTCGCGTTCGTCTACGGCGGCCGCATGGTCGAGTCGGGCAAGACGGACAGCGGCGCCATCCTCAACGTAAgtcccccgcccccccgccCACGCTCACCCCCAGGTCTTCTTCGCCATCCTCATCGGCTCCTTCTCCATCGTCATGATCGCGCCCGAGATGCAGTCCATCTCCAAGGGCCGtgcggctgccgccaagcTGTTCGAGACAATCGACCGTATCCCGGAAATCGACTCGgccaacgacggcggcgagcgccccGCGAGCATCGAGGGCACGCTCACCTTCGACGACGTCAAGTTCCACTACCCCTCGCGCCCGGACGTCCCGGTGCTCAAGGGCCTCTCGACCGTCTTCGAGGCCGGCAAAAcctgcgcgctcgtcggcgcgtcgggcagCGGCAAGTCGACAGTCatccagctgctcgagcgcttCTACGACCCCATCGCCGGGCGtatcctcctcgacggccgcgacaTCCGCACCCTCAACCTCAAGTGGCTGCGCCAGCAGATCGGCCTCGTGTCCCAGGAGCCGACGCTGTTCGCGACCACTGTCCGCGGcaacgtcgagcacggcctcATCGGGTCCAAGTGGGAGCAtgcgagcgacgccgagcgcttcGAGCTGGTCAAGAAGGCGTGCGTCGCCGCCAATGCCGACGGGTTCATCTCCAAGCTGCCAAAGGGGTACGACACGAacgttggcgagcgcggcatgCTGCTCTCCGGAGGGCAGAAGCAGCGCGTGGCTATTGCCCGCGCGATCGTCTCCAACCCGGTTATTCTCCTGCTTGACGAGGCCACCTCCGCGCTCGACGGTCAAAGCGAGCGCGTGGTACAGGATGCGCTTGACcgcgcgtcggtcggccgCACGACCATCGTCATTGCCCACCGCCTCGCGACGGTCAAGAACGCCGACAAGATCCTCgtcatgggcggcggcgagatcATCGAGCAGGGCACGCACAAcagcctgctcgaggacgagcacggcgcgtACTTCAAGCTCGTGACCAACCAGAAGCTGCAGCAGGAAGCCGCCGACCACATGGCACAGacgtacgacgaggacggcgattcgatcgacgaggtcgacaagaTCCAGCCCGTGCCCGGCTCACCTGTCTCTGAGAAGGTCTCGCTCCACCGCCATGTCACCGGCCGCTCGATCGCGTCCCAGATCCTCgaacagcgccgcgccgagcgcgacgccttCTCGTCCCCGTACGACCGCAAGGGCTTCTTCGCGCTCTTCGGTCGGCTGCTCAAGCTCAATGGCCCCCACTGGCGGTGgtacgtcggcggcgtcgctggctcCGTGGCCAGCGGCATGGTGTTCCCCGGTATGGCGATCCTGTTCGGCAAGACCATGGCCAACTTTGAGctgccgcgcgacgagatcCGCCCTGTGCTCGACCGCAAGGCGCTGTGGTTCTTCATCATTGCCATCCttgccgccatcgccatgtTCTTCAACTACTGGTGCTTCTCCACCACTGGATGGGAActcgcgacgacgctgcgcaAGCGGCTCTTCGCCGCGGTCGTGCGCCACGACATTGAGTGGTTTGACGAGGAGCAGAACGCCACGGGCACCGTCACGTCCAACATTGCCGACCAGCCACAAAAGGTCCAAGGCCTGTTCGGCGTCACTCTCGGGTCCATCCTGCAGGCGTTCGTCAcactcgtcggcggcgcaaTCGTCGGTCTCGCATACGCACCGCTCCTGTCTCTGATTGGTATCGCCTGTGTCCCCCTCATCGTGGGGAGCGGGTACATCCgcctgcgcgtcgtcgtgctcaaGGACGAGCAGACCAAGAAGTGGCacgcgagcagctcgcagATGGCGTCCGAGGCCGCAGCCTCGGTCCGCACCGTCGCGTCGCTCacgcgcgaggacgacgtggAGAAGATCTacggcgaggcgctgcaggAGCCGATGCGTATCTCGAACCGAACCGCGTTCCGCTCGCAGGCGCTCTACGCAGCCTCGCAGGGCATCGTGTTCCTGGTCATCGCGCTCGTTTTCTACATTGGCGCGCTGTGGATCGCGAGCGGCCGCCTCACCACCGCGACGTTCTTCACGTCCCTCATGGGCGTCATCTTCGCCGCCATGGAGGCGGGCGACATCTTCCAGTACGTCCCCGATGCGTCCAaggccggctcgtcggcccgCTCCATCTTCCGCGTCATCGACAACGTGCCcaccgtcgacgccgactcgaccgACGGCATCGTCCTCAAccccgccgaggtgcgcggaCACCTCACCCTCAACAATGTTCACTTCCGATACCCCTCCCGCCCCGACGTGCGCGTACTGCGCAACTGCTCGATCGACATCCCGGCAGGCAAgtacgtcgcgctcgtcggcccgTCAGGCTGTGGCAAGTCGACGTCCATCCAGCTCATCGAGCGCTTCTACGACCCGCTCGCCGGCAGCGTcaccctcgacggcgtcgataTCCGCACGCTCAACGTCGCGAGCTACCGCTCCCAGATCGCGCTCGTGTCCCAGGAACCAACCCTCTACTCTGGCAGCGTGCACTTCAACATTCTCCTCGGCCACCCGCAGCCCGACACCGTGTCagacgagcagctcaagcaggcgtgcctcgacgccaacaTTCTCGAGTTTATCGAGTCGTTGCCCGAGGGCTTTGACACGGAAGTCGGCAGCAAGGGCGGTCAGCTCAGCGGAGGCCAGAAGCAGCGCATGgccatcgcgcgcgcgctcgtgcgtAACCCCAAggtgctgctcctcgacgaggcgaccgccgcgctcgacagCAACTCTGAGCGCGTGGTCCAGGCGGCGCTGGATAACGCGTCCCTCGGACGCAcggtcgtcgccatcgcccacCGCCTCAGCACGATCCAAAACGCCGACATGATCTACTTCATCAACGAGGGgacggtcgtcgagcgcggcacgcacgccgagctgctcgccctcaAGGGAGCGTACTACGAGCTGGTGCAGATGCAGAACCTCAGCCGTGTAGACTAGACTTATCGTGGTAGTATTATAGACTTTGCATAATGTTCACCGTTCACTGCCTACTTGATCTCGCAGCCCTTGTACAATGGTGTGGCCTCGGACGTGTACGATGGCGGTCTTGTGCTGTCGAGACTGGCGCGTCTTGACGACTTGGAGCTGCTCTTGGTGCTACCGGGCCACAGCTTGCGGGGGTACATCATCTctacctcctcgcccttctcgttCTCCTCGCGTCGCAGCGAgctcctctcctccctcgcgcgcctctcctcctccttgtgcGCCCTCCACTCCATGTCGTCCATGACCTGGTACTTATCGGCCCACATCCACAGGGCGAACAGGAACGCCCACGCAGCGAaagcgagcgcgacggcgtacgTCTTCCCGAGGGACTGGAGCAGCTTGGTGCGCTGTGTGAGCGGGATGCCGGGGAACAGGGGGACGACGGGGGTGCTGTACGGCCTCAAGTAGGTGCGGTTGATGATGAACGTGTCCAGTGGGCccatgccgacggcggcaatgGCCATGACGCGCCCGGCGTTCGACCCTGGCGGTGTTAGTGGGGGGCAGTGTCTGCCTCGAGTTGGGACGTACAGAAGGTCAAGATGCCTGGGACGTGTCGGAACGTCTCTGGCTCgtggcgcagctcgccgcgcacgaggtcgaggggcaCGTTGGAGGCCAGCcccgccccgacgccgccgacggcgaggagaacGAGCTGCACGGCAGGAATGTCGACGTTGACTGTCGCGACCAGGCCCGCACCTGCGGCGGTGAGGAGCAGCGTGCCGACCGCGAGCAAGACCGTGTGGCACCGCATTGCGGCGCACAGGCTCAGCGCAGTGATGGACGAGACGGCCATCGGGGCGGAGAACGCGAGCAGGCGCAGACCCGCACCCCACGGACTCGCGTCCTCGACTTGGAGGCGGATGGCGGCGGTGTATCCCAGCCCAATAACGGCGCCAGAGAGCCCGAACACGACCATGGCAGCGAGTCTGGCGTCAGCAACCGCCCGCCCAACACACACGTACATGACAGGACGCCGCTTGTGGGCAGTGTACGACGCGTTGTTGCACCCCCACGCGGCCCACCAAAGCAGCCAAGGGCACACGTTGACAAGGATGAGCACCGCCGACAGCGGACCAGCGAGGTCGGCCTCCCAGTCAGCAAAAGTAAGGATGACGCACGCCTGCGTGCCGGCAAtgagcgagccgacgacgagcccgaacGTGCTGTCGGTatcggcgccgaccttggGGTCCGGCAGCGCCGTGCACAGGGCCGCAGCGACGCTGACAACGATAGCCTGCACGTAGAACACCCAGCGCCAGGTGGCAAACTGGCACAGCGCGCCGGCTgcaagcggcgcggcgatcgcCACAGCGGCGATCAGCAGGCCCGCGACGAAGGACAGGCGGTATCGGCGCGCTGTGGGGGGCAGGGActcgcggtgcgcgcgccagATGGACGCCGACATCGGGAtggcggtcgcgccggcgccggcgacgaagCGGCCCACGAAGACGACGGGCCGGGAGGTAGCGGAGCCGGTGATTGCGTTGCCtccggcgaggaggacgaggccggcgagcaACGTCCAGCGCGACGAGTAGCTCTGCGCGCAGGCAACGATCGGCGCGAACGACATCATGGCGGCGCTGATGTCAGCGGTGAAGGCGGCCCGACGTACTAGTACAGCGCGTACCACCCCAAGCTCGTGAATGCCATGATCCGTCCGTCGTTGTACCGCCCGACATCGGACGGGAACCGCGCAGCGAGGATGCTGGGCcacgcgagcgccgcgccgaggggttcgaggaggaggacgcaagtggcgagcacgagcgaaGCCCACGCGAGCAGTTCGCGGAgcccggcgtcgcggccaaGCGCTGCCGGAGCGGCgtggagcgcgtcggcatcggcgtcggcatcctccttctccttgatcGTGTGCAAGCCGGGCGAGTGACCCGAACCtgccccgcgctcgcggtggGGCACCAGAGtactcgccgacgaggcgatcgTCGGGGCTAGCGTTGCCGAGTCGCTCACCGAGCCCTCGGAaagcgacgcggcgcgcgaggatcCTGGGACGGGGTGGTAGCTCATAACtatgctgctggtgctgggaGCATCCAGccgaggcgatggcgagAAGAATGCatgctgcgctgctgctgttgctgtaGATAATGATGCATtgtcgaggtgagtgggtgcACTGCAACGAACGTGCTCACATGCTCGCCGATGTGGTCGGAGCGGACACTTGAATGGCCGCTGCTGTGCTCTTGGCGGACGGATGGTGGGCTTCGAGGCACTCTCCCGTCAACCTATGCCCATGCACTTACTCCACTGCCACCATCTGCGTGTCTTCGAGCTTGTCGACTCGCTTTCACTTGCATGTTCACACTGCATGACGCACGACAATGCAGCTGCCTCCGTCCGAGTGGATGCAATGCTGATAACGAGGCACAGTATCGTGTCTCACCCTCAAACGTGATGTCTCACTGTGGTGGACCACTGGGGATGGCGAAGCGAAATGTGAAGACAGACCACTTAGGGGAACGCGAACGGGCACTTGTATCCTCACGGAACATGACCTTCGCATCGGCTTGCTCAACGACACTTGCTCTCGAGTGTTCCGAAGACATGCATCCTCACTCTTGACCTCATGCGATGGCCACGAGACCCTTCATTCCCGACCCCCACAGACCCGACTCCTTGAAAGATACGCAAGTGGCGCTCGGCGCATCATATCGGGCGgcatggcgccgagcgccgagcgccgacaCTACTCCCGACCAGGGGTTGAAGAACAGACTGGCCCGTCAGTGGTCAGTGGTCCACAGACGCCGGATTCAGTGTCCAGTACGACTCCCTCAGCGTCGGGCAGGTCCAAACAGACAAATGGACAGGACAGAGGAACAGGCGATCAACTGCAACAAGTcacgcagcgacgagccgagCTCCCCTCGGCAGGGCACATCGTGGGATCGTCGTATCGTGGTCTAGGCAGGCATGTGTGCGCGCCTTGACGCCAGCGAGCCTGACATCTCTCGTAAGAACATGGCCGGGTGTCGCCCCGGGGCCTGCGTCGCGCTCCCCTCGGGCCGTGCCTCGCCGAAAGACCCCTCGCATCAAGTCTCCGCGGGTGGTACCTCTGTGCTGCAACTCCCGAGGCGAAGGGACTTCACCCTGGAAT
Encoded proteins:
- the mdr_1 gene encoding Sophorolipid transporter, with protein sequence MTTSTASNNGSQPRQAEKPTVSKPGSVAGSSSNTANADAVKPKQPDNSSDSSDAVADESHEVMLKPVGLFALFRFATPFERLLNFIGLVIAAAAGATLPVMTIIFGKLTTAFTNFAIISSQIHAEGSNADVEAALEAARHHLKKEAGNSAIYLMVIGIGMFATTYAYMLIWNYTSEAQGKRIRERYLRAVLRQDIAWFDQMGAGEVATRIQTDCHLVQASISEKIAITIQHVSTFIAGFVVAYARQPRLAGVLTTILPVIIVAGGAMGYFESKYQTVALHCVSKAGTIAEEVISSIRTVQAFATGKLLGEQFNKKIEGSRKAGVTGASREAASLCVMFFAVYAAYALAFVYGGRMVESGKTDSGAILNVFFAILIGSFSIVMIAPEMQSISKGRAAAAKLFETIDRIPEIDSANDGGERPASIEGTLTFDDVKFHYPSRPDVPVLKGLSTVFEAGKTCALVGASGSGKSTVIQLLERFYDPIAGRILLDGRDIRTLNLKWLRQQIGLVSQEPTLFATTVRGNVEHGLIGSKWEHASDAERFELVKKACVAANADGFISKLPKGYDTNVGERGMLLSGGQKQRVAIARAIVSNPVILLLDEATSALDGQSERVVQDALDRASVGRTTIVIAHRLATVKNADKILVMGGGEIIEQGTHNSLLEDEHGAYFKLVTNQKLQQEAADHMAQTYDEDGDSIDEVDKIQPVPGSPVSEKVSLHRHVTGRSIASQILEQRRAERDAFSSPYDRKGFFALFGRLLKLNGPHWRWYVGGVAGSVASGMVFPGMAILFGKTMANFELPRDEIRPVLDRKALWFFIIAILAAIAMFFNYWCFSTTGWELATTLRKRLFAAVVRHDIEWFDEEQNATGTVTSNIADQPQKVQGLFGVTLGSILQAFVTLVGGAIVGLAYAPLLSLIGIACVPLIVGSGYIRLRVVVLKDEQTKKWHASSSQMASEAAASVRTVASLTREDDVEKIYGEALQEPMRISNRTAFRSQALYAASQGIVFLVIALVFYIGALWIASGRLTTATFFTSLMGVIFAAMEAGDIFQYVPDASKAGSSARSIFRVIDNVPTVDADSTDGIVLNPAEVRGHLTLNNVHFRYPSRPDVRVLRNCSIDIPAGKYVALVGPSGCGKSTSIQLIERFYDPLAGSVTLDGVDIRTLNVASYRSQIALVSQEPTLYSGSVHFNILLGHPQPDTVSDEQLKQACLDANILEFIESLPEGFDTEVGSKGGQLSGGQKQRMAIARALVRNPKVLLLDEATAALDSNSERVVQAALDNASLGRTVVAIAHRLSTIQNADMIYFINEGTVVERGTHAELLALKGAYYELVQMQNLSRVD
- the mlcE gene encoding Efflux pump mlcE; the encoded protein is MSFAPIVACAQSYSSRWTLLAGLVLLAGGNAITGSATSRPVVFVGRFVAGAGATAIPMSASIWRAHRESLPPTARRYRLSFVAGLLIAAVAIAAPLAAGALCQFATWRWVFYVQAIVVSVAAALCTALPDPKVGADTDSTFGLVVGSLIAGTQACVILTFADWEADLAGPLSAVLILVNVCPWLLWWAAWGCNNASYTAHKRRPVILAAMVVFGLSGAVIGLGYTAAIRLQVEDASPWGAGLRLLAFSAPMAVSSITALSLCAAMRCHTVLLAVGTLLLTAAGAGLVATVNVDIPAVQLVLLAVGGVGAGLASNVPLDLVRGELRHEPETFRHVPGILTFCTSQLEADTAPH